The nucleotide window CTCTCGTCTATCCAGTCTATATGTCGAATGGTGTGGGTCTTGGCGCTGGTGTGTTAATTTTGTTCGTATTACGCTGGGTTTTTGGGAAAACAACTAAATAGTTGACCATTGCAATGAATTAGTTATGTCCAAAAAAGTAGTCCTCGTAATCGTTTTAATGAGTGTACTTCTTGTATCAGCTATTGCAGCCGTCTATTATACACAGTTTGCTCCTCCCAGAGTGGATGTTGGCGTCAAAGTGGGAGACACATTTACATATTCTTTGCAGGGCACCTGCATTTTAATAGGTCTGGACGCTGTGGAACCTGCAGGATTCTCAAGTTATAACCAAACAGACTACTACAAAGTTACAATCACAGGCATAAACGGCACCTCAGTAACGATGGATACTGTTTGGCGATTCAAAAATGGTACAGAAGTTATAACTCCACAAACAATCGACTTGGCGAACGGAGCGAAAACTGATGAGCATGGTTTTTGGGCAATTTACGCCGCAAACCTCAACCTCAACAACGCGGTTCGACCCACAGGTTATGACGGTGTAGTCGTCAACGATACTGATACTAAAACGTACACTAGCGGTACAAGGGATAGAAATTTCTTTTCTACACAAGGCAATTTCTATGATATTAACGACCCGACACAGAGTACATGGCGTATCGAATACACTGGAATTTACTTCGACAAGCAAACAGGGATGCTGGAAACCTTAACCAACATACAAGAATACAACAACCCCCAGTACAGACTAATTATCACTTGGAAACTTGTTAGCTCATCAGTCTGGGGAATCTAAAACCCCTAAGCCATAACTCAACATTCAACCAACAGAGTTAACTCGTTAATTGCCGCTTACCTGTTGGAATCGGGCTTATACGAAAAAATGAAATAGTCAAGCGATTACACCTATAACAAGAGGCACGCAACTATTGTCGTTTAAGACGAAAATGGGAGAGGTAGCAAAACGCAAGAATTCAAAGATAGTTTTAGCGTTAGACTTTCCCTTCGAAAGCCCAATAAACCCAGCAAAATTGTCGACTAAAGCCACCAGCGTCCTGGAGGCTGTTGGCTCTCAGGTTTGCGCCGTTAAAATAAACCATCACCTCACCCTTCCGCTGGGGCTTTTTGATGGCGTTCAGCGTATTGTTGATAAAATTCATGCACAGGGGTCACTTGCAATAATGGATGCCAAAGTTAACGATATAGGAGCAACCAACCAAGTCATAACGGATTACTACTTCGCCGCAGGGTTCGATGCCATAATTGCTAATCCGTTTGTCGGCTGGGATGAAGGCTTAAAACCGCTCTTTGACGTAGCCAAACGGCTTGAACGCGGAGTGATTCTTCTCACCTACATGAGCCATAAAGGCGCAAACGAAGGCTACGGCCAAACGTTAATCAACCCAGCAGGAGAAAAAACACCACAATACATCTCCTTTGCCAAAAAAGCCCTCCAGTGGAGCGCTGATGGCATAGTGGTGGGCGCTACTTACCCAGAGAAAATCGCCGAAGTAAAACAAGTCGTTGGAGACAAGGTTGCGATTTTCTCACCCGGCGTTGGTGCACAGGGCGGGGCAGCTGAAACAGCGCTTAAAGCAGGCGCTAATTATCTTATTGTGGGCAGAGAAATCACTCTTTCAGATAACCCAGAACAAGCAGCACGCGAACTTAACGCCACGATAAGGAAAAATTGAGCGGTTTTATCTGCCGCGTTTGTTTTCCCAGAGTTCTTTCTTTAGCAGGTCCCGCACGGCGGAGCGGATGACGCTGCTTCTGCTGGGGTACATGTTTGCTCGGACTAGTTCATCTAAGCCTTCTAGGTAGGCTTCTGGTAAAAGTACGGTTACAAGTTTCATTTTGTTTTGTTCTCCCTCAAACTATGTTAGGCATATAACATGTGGCAAATATAAGA belongs to Candidatus Bathyarchaeota archaeon and includes:
- a CDS encoding orotidine 5'-phosphate decarboxylase; its protein translation is MSFKTKMGEVAKRKNSKIVLALDFPFESPINPAKLSTKATSVLEAVGSQVCAVKINHHLTLPLGLFDGVQRIVDKIHAQGSLAIMDAKVNDIGATNQVITDYYFAAGFDAIIANPFVGWDEGLKPLFDVAKRLERGVILLTYMSHKGANEGYGQTLINPAGEKTPQYISFAKKALQWSADGIVVGATYPEKIAEVKQVVGDKVAIFSPGVGAQGGAAETALKAGANYLIVGREITLSDNPEQAARELNATIRKN
- a CDS encoding ribbon-helix-helix domain-containing protein; protein product: MKLVTVLLPEAYLEGLDELVRANMYPSRSSVIRSAVRDLLKKELWENKRGR